In a genomic window of Cystobacter fuscus DSM 2262:
- a CDS encoding MFS transporter gives MPPPSPPLAPGRLRAARAAVAALFLTNGAIFANLLPRYPQLKADLGLSNAEYGLAVAAFPCGALMAGLAAGALIRRFRSSRVAVAGTLLTSAGVLLAGSAPSWGVLAGALFFGGCMDAITDVAQNSHGLRVQRLHGRSILNSFHAIWSIGAVTGGLMGGLAAGLDVPRGVHLGISALLFAVVALTALRFTLPGPEPIEPDERTEEAARADGSPTRRGAMSPGRIWLMIAALVLIAIGGTLVEDAGSTWAAVYLSGTLGADVAVASFGFIALVGAQFIGRMLGDGLVDRFGQRAVARAGGATTAAGMGAALLFPSVPGTIAGFALAGFGVATLVPAAMHGADELPGLRAGTGLTVVSWLMRLGFLLSPPIVGLVADAVGLRVGLLVVPLAGTLVLVLSGVLSAVRIRAGDPHPGGVPGRVSENS, from the coding sequence ATGCCCCCTCCCTCTCCTCCCCTGGCGCCCGGCCGGCTCCGGGCGGCCCGCGCCGCCGTCGCGGCGCTGTTCCTCACGAACGGCGCGATCTTCGCCAACCTGCTGCCGCGCTATCCACAACTCAAGGCCGACCTCGGGCTCAGCAACGCCGAATACGGGCTCGCCGTCGCGGCGTTCCCCTGCGGAGCCCTGATGGCCGGGCTCGCCGCCGGAGCACTCATCCGCCGCTTCCGCTCGTCGCGGGTCGCCGTGGCGGGCACGCTGCTCACGAGCGCGGGCGTGCTGCTCGCGGGGAGCGCTCCCTCATGGGGGGTGCTCGCCGGAGCACTCTTCTTCGGGGGCTGCATGGACGCCATCACCGACGTGGCGCAGAACTCGCACGGTCTGCGTGTGCAGCGGCTCCACGGCCGGTCCATCCTCAACTCCTTTCACGCCATCTGGAGCATCGGCGCGGTGACCGGTGGCCTCATGGGCGGTCTCGCCGCGGGCCTCGACGTGCCGCGGGGCGTGCATCTGGGTATCTCGGCCCTGCTCTTCGCCGTCGTCGCGCTGACGGCGCTGCGCTTCACGCTCCCCGGCCCGGAGCCCATCGAGCCCGACGAGCGCACTGAAGAAGCCGCACGGGCCGACGGCTCCCCGACACGGCGCGGGGCGATGAGCCCTGGTCGCATCTGGCTCATGATCGCGGCGCTCGTCCTGATCGCCATCGGCGGCACGCTCGTCGAAGACGCCGGCAGTACCTGGGCGGCCGTCTACCTTTCCGGCACGCTCGGCGCCGACGTCGCCGTCGCCTCGTTCGGCTTCATCGCGCTGGTGGGCGCGCAGTTCATCGGGCGGATGCTCGGCGACGGTCTCGTCGACAGATTCGGCCAGCGCGCCGTCGCCCGGGCAGGAGGAGCGACCACGGCGGCGGGCATGGGCGCGGCGCTGCTGTTCCCCTCGGTGCCGGGCACCATCGCGGGCTTCGCACTCGCCGGCTTCGGCGTCGCGACGCTGGTGCCCGCCGCGATGCACGGCGCCGACGAACTGCCCGGCCTGAGAGCCGGCACCGGCCTCACCGTCGTCAGCTGGCTGATGCGCCTCGGATTCCTCCTGTCGCCTCCGATCGTCGGGCTCGTCGCCGACGCCGTGGGCTTGCGCGTGGGACTGCTCGTGGTGCCGCTCGCGGGCACGCTCGTGCTCGTGCTGTCGGGTGTGCTCTCCGCTGTCCGCATCCGAGCGGGCGACCCCCACCCGGGCGGAGTGCCGGGCAGGGTGTCAGAGAACTCGTAG
- a CDS encoding TetR/AcrR family transcriptional regulator, which produces MASKRSDAKQNRAHLLAVARAMAKDGEVPSFNELAKKAEVGVGTVYRHFADQQALLAGLVEEQLEDFRVLIEHAVANEDVNAAFEELFRGAVELVVHRPLVARVLAGSKDEFRAMETKAEAVVTRAKKAKVIRPDVGVSDFKRLVCGIELAARMGPRPGEAARRYVEIVLAGIRL; this is translated from the coding sequence ATGGCCTCGAAGCGGTCGGACGCGAAGCAGAACCGGGCGCACCTGCTCGCCGTGGCACGCGCCATGGCGAAGGACGGCGAGGTGCCTTCCTTCAACGAGCTGGCGAAGAAGGCCGAGGTCGGTGTCGGCACCGTGTACCGGCACTTCGCGGATCAACAGGCGCTGCTGGCCGGGCTGGTGGAAGAGCAGCTCGAGGATTTTCGAGTGCTCATCGAGCACGCGGTGGCGAATGAAGACGTCAACGCCGCCTTCGAGGAGCTGTTCCGTGGGGCCGTCGAACTCGTCGTTCATCGGCCGCTGGTGGCGAGGGTGCTCGCTGGCTCGAAGGACGAATTCCGCGCGATGGAAACGAAGGCGGAAGCCGTCGTCACACGCGCGAAGAAGGCGAAGGTGATCCGACCCGACGTGGGGGTGAGTGATTTCAAGCGATTGGTCTGCGGCATCGAGCTCGCGGCACGGATGGGTCCGCGGCCAGGAGAGGCCGCACGGCGCTACGTGGAGATCGTTCTCGCTGGCATTCGCCTGTGA
- a CDS encoding TetR/AcrR family transcriptional regulator, whose protein sequence is MATRRYDPDRRDRIIDAALAVIAEGGVAGTSHRRVADRAGVPLGSMTYHFTSMDELLREAFTRFATRLSERFATRLEAATDLDALATAVVHLVHDELTTGADDLVLTLELYTLAARQPAFRQITHDWMRRSREVLERLVDARTAYELDALIEGLFIHISLDPTPRDRAVTRDAVRRILSL, encoded by the coding sequence GTGGCGACCCGCCGGTACGACCCCGATCGACGAGACCGCATCATCGACGCCGCACTCGCGGTCATCGCCGAGGGCGGTGTCGCCGGCACCTCGCACCGTCGCGTCGCCGACCGCGCCGGGGTGCCGTTGGGCTCGATGACCTACCACTTCACGAGCATGGACGAGTTGCTGCGCGAGGCGTTCACCCGCTTCGCCACGCGCCTCAGCGAGCGCTTCGCCACGCGCCTCGAGGCGGCGACCGACCTCGACGCGCTGGCCACGGCGGTCGTCCACCTCGTGCACGATGAGCTCACGACTGGCGCGGACGACCTCGTCCTCACGCTCGAGCTCTACACGCTCGCCGCACGCCAGCCCGCCTTCCGGCAGATCACCCACGACTGGATGCGCCGGAGCCGCGAAGTGCTCGAGCGGCTCGTCGACGCCAGGACGGCGTACGAGCTCGACGCCTTGATCGAAGGGCTGTTCATCCACATCAGTCTCGACCCGACCCCGCGCGACCGCGCCGTCACGCGTGACGCCGTGCGCCGCATCCTCTCACTCTGA
- a CDS encoding serine hydrolase domain-containing protein has product MRTLFSVLLLLALVTPVRARSAEVRKTPRSAPAAAMDALLAGKFRADQPGAVVLAVKEGRTLFRKAYGLASVELGVPVKPDTVFRIASTTKQFTAAAVLELVEEGRVDLKAPLRRYLPELPAGWAAITVEHLLTHTSGLREYSRAPDFRMEEPVTPAGLLARLEGWPLEFEPGTRFAYNNSGYILLGLLVERLSGQPYETFLKEHFLQPLGLTRTAFPTHGELVPGLASPYSSGPRPAPVVSPSPAGGLVSNADDLAAWTLALHGGKVLSPASLQVMTTPFHLKDGQDTRYGLGMRIGELHGQPYIHHSGDNPGYHVQVAALPRSRVAVVVLMNGEEGEVSPEFLAKRLAALAIGQPLTEPTPSVVSVEVLQALVGRYRSGDAVRTIRLRDGHLYSVLGEGPPGLIQPLSPTEFFFPDNSDLHLRFTLEAGRAVAVTRLSDGGSPQVFLREPAESKP; this is encoded by the coding sequence ATGCGAACCCTCTTCTCCGTCCTGTTGCTGCTCGCACTCGTCACCCCCGTGCGCGCCCGGTCCGCGGAGGTGCGGAAGACTCCGCGAAGCGCTCCCGCCGCCGCGATGGACGCGCTGCTGGCGGGGAAGTTCCGGGCGGACCAACCGGGTGCCGTGGTGTTGGCGGTGAAGGAGGGCAGGACGCTGTTCCGGAAGGCCTACGGATTGGCCAGCGTGGAGCTGGGCGTCCCCGTCAAACCAGATACGGTGTTTCGCATTGCCTCCACCACCAAGCAGTTCACCGCCGCGGCCGTGCTCGAGCTGGTGGAGGAGGGCAGGGTGGACCTGAAGGCTCCCCTCCGCCGCTACCTCCCCGAGCTTCCGGCGGGTTGGGCTGCCATCACCGTCGAGCATCTCCTCACCCATACCTCGGGGCTCCGGGAGTACTCCCGCGCGCCGGACTTCCGCATGGAGGAGCCGGTGACACCCGCTGGGCTCCTCGCGAGGCTGGAGGGCTGGCCGCTCGAATTCGAGCCCGGGACGCGCTTCGCCTACAACAACTCCGGCTACATCCTTCTCGGGCTCCTGGTGGAGCGGCTTTCCGGCCAGCCCTACGAGACCTTCTTGAAGGAGCACTTCCTCCAGCCGCTCGGCCTGACGCGCACCGCATTTCCCACTCATGGCGAGCTGGTCCCAGGGCTGGCCTCTCCCTATTCGAGTGGGCCCAGGCCTGCTCCCGTCGTGAGTCCGAGCCCCGCGGGAGGCCTGGTCTCCAACGCGGATGACCTGGCGGCCTGGACCCTGGCCCTCCATGGCGGCAAGGTCCTCTCGCCCGCGAGCCTCCAGGTCATGACGACGCCGTTCCACCTGAAGGATGGGCAGGACACCCGCTACGGCCTGGGCATGCGCATTGGCGAGCTGCACGGGCAGCCCTACATCCACCACAGCGGAGACAACCCGGGCTATCACGTGCAGGTCGCGGCGCTGCCCCGGTCCAGGGTCGCCGTGGTCGTGCTGATGAACGGGGAGGAGGGGGAGGTGTCACCGGAGTTCCTGGCCAAACGCCTCGCGGCGCTGGCCATCGGGCAACCCCTGACGGAGCCCACGCCCTCGGTGGTTTCCGTGGAGGTGCTCCAGGCGCTCGTCGGGCGCTATCGCAGCGGGGACGCCGTGCGCACGATTCGTCTGCGGGACGGTCACCTCTACAGCGTGCTCGGGGAGGGGCCGCCGGGCCTCATCCAGCCCCTGTCCCCGACGGAGTTCTTCTTCCCGGACAACTCCGACCTGCACCTGCGCTTCACCCTGGAGGCCGGACGGGCCGTCGCCGTCACGCGTCTGTCGGATGGGGGCTCGCCACAGGTCTTCCTCCGTGAGCCCGCGGAGTCGAAGCCGTAG
- a CDS encoding cytochrome P450, whose translation MTTQRVNILAPEFRANPHPRYAELRRDTPVVQVEPAGFWALSRYEDVAFVIKNPQLFSSQGFKAAWQPEWVGYNPLANSMLVLDGAGHTRLRTLVSRAFNASAINRLEVRIRKLANRLVDELAEKGEADAVSSFAMPLPAFVIGELLGLDVSLHHRFKDWSDDITSVTPVPHSPEHAQRTLTSIADTTRYISEVIEARRRSPADDLVSDLIRAEVEGQSLTDQEIVDFLVLLLIGGLETTVHLLAHSLLFLAERPEELARLRAQPALLPGFVEEMLRYEAPVQALLRVATSDVTLSGVKIPQGEVVLALLASANRDERHYSEPDRFDPHRGQPGLSFGYGVHYCIGAQLARMEARCGLEALLSRFSGFTRTSSELSWGHAITVRGPQHLSLRFIPA comes from the coding sequence GTGACGACTCAACGTGTGAACATCCTGGCGCCCGAGTTCCGGGCCAACCCCCATCCCCGCTATGCCGAGCTGCGCCGCGACACCCCTGTCGTCCAGGTGGAGCCCGCCGGGTTCTGGGCCCTCTCCCGTTATGAGGACGTGGCCTTCGTCATCAAGAATCCGCAGCTCTTCTCCTCGCAAGGGTTCAAGGCGGCGTGGCAACCGGAGTGGGTGGGTTACAACCCGCTGGCCAACTCGATGCTCGTCCTGGATGGGGCGGGGCATACCCGGCTGCGCACCCTGGTGAGCCGGGCCTTCAACGCCAGCGCCATCAACCGGCTGGAGGTTCGCATCCGGAAGCTCGCGAACCGGCTCGTGGATGAGCTGGCGGAGAAGGGCGAGGCGGACGCCGTCTCCTCGTTCGCCATGCCGCTGCCCGCCTTCGTCATCGGCGAGCTGCTCGGGCTGGATGTCTCCCTCCATCATCGGTTCAAGGACTGGTCGGACGACATCACCAGCGTCACGCCCGTGCCCCACAGCCCCGAGCACGCCCAGCGCACGCTCACCTCCATCGCGGACACGACGCGCTACATCTCCGAGGTCATCGAGGCCCGCCGCCGCTCGCCCGCCGATGATCTGGTCAGTGATCTGATCCGCGCCGAGGTGGAGGGTCAATCCCTGACGGATCAGGAGATCGTCGACTTCCTGGTGCTGCTGCTCATCGGGGGCCTGGAGACGACGGTCCACCTGCTGGCCCACTCCCTGCTCTTCCTGGCCGAGCGCCCGGAGGAGCTGGCCCGGTTGCGCGCACAGCCCGCGCTGCTACCAGGGTTCGTCGAGGAGATGCTGCGCTACGAGGCTCCCGTGCAGGCCCTGCTTCGCGTCGCCACCTCCGACGTGACGCTCTCCGGGGTGAAGATTCCCCAGGGGGAAGTGGTGCTCGCCCTCCTCGCCTCGGCCAACCGGGACGAGCGCCACTACTCCGAGCCGGATAGGTTCGATCCCCACCGCGGGCAGCCCGGTCTCTCCTTCGGGTATGGCGTCCACTACTGCATTGGCGCACAGCTGGCCCGGATGGAAGCGCGCTGCGGTCTGGAGGCGCTGCTCTCCCGCTTCAGCGGCTTCACACGCACTTCCTCGGAGCTGAGCTGGGGCCATGCCATCACGGTTCGTGGACCCCAACACCTGTCGCTCCGGTTCATCCCCGCCTGA
- a CDS encoding glutathione S-transferase family protein yields the protein MLKLHHLVNSRSQRILWLLEELGLDYELVTYPRDPKTNFAPAELKAIHPLGKSPLLEDNGRVLAESGAIIDSVVRRHGQGRLSPAPDSAEYDVYVHWLHYAEGSAMLPLILGVYMGRLGEAGAPLKPRISSEVSNHLGYISGALGERDYLVGNDFSAADIQMSFVLEVARSTGALEFFPNLGAYLERLHSRPAYQRALQRGGPLDMGGQGKR from the coding sequence GTGCTCAAACTGCACCACCTCGTGAACTCCCGTTCGCAGCGCATCCTCTGGCTCTTGGAGGAACTGGGGCTCGACTACGAGCTCGTCACCTACCCGCGCGACCCGAAGACGAACTTCGCGCCCGCCGAACTCAAGGCCATCCATCCGCTCGGCAAGTCTCCGCTCCTCGAGGACAACGGACGGGTGCTCGCCGAGTCCGGTGCCATCATCGACTCCGTCGTGCGCCGCCATGGCCAGGGCCGACTCTCGCCCGCGCCGGACTCGGCCGAGTACGACGTCTACGTGCACTGGCTGCACTACGCCGAGGGCTCGGCCATGCTGCCCTTGATTCTCGGGGTCTACATGGGACGTCTGGGCGAGGCCGGCGCGCCGCTCAAGCCGCGCATCTCCAGCGAGGTGTCGAACCACCTGGGCTACATCTCGGGAGCGCTCGGGGAGCGGGACTACCTGGTGGGCAACGACTTCAGCGCCGCCGACATCCAGATGAGCTTCGTGCTGGAAGTGGCGCGGTCCACGGGCGCCCTGGAGTTCTTTCCCAATCTCGGCGCCTATCTCGAGCGGTTGCACTCCCGCCCCGCCTATCAGCGCGCCCTCCAGCGTGGCGGGCCCCTCGACATGGGCGGCCAGGGCAAGCGCTGA
- a CDS encoding thiol-activated cytolysin family protein: protein MLLTVLLGSALTACGGIEQEESSPQQKMAQAGREFMARQGGEASEQLYAEPMDPYGYCGDYMCSIDEQGWCPQDCGYSSYCGDGYCDASYGEDCSTCEMDCGTCYNPDILNVPGMPQKAPIGDLYAKSQQLGVSPMVAGVPNIDTYLQTQYRLSSFAYPTGTSGVQDFVNKLFQSGIWANGGPTQTVTPLAPDANGCQLRQVDASYNPEELVNFDAGAGLLFPSALNQGRYINLGLGSLSPIHVPYTQRKPVNLVATFFQSATAPAATATDVYGAVGQMIQSAQAQGGVTQSTVYFDMQSASTLEEAAVKFKLDAKVLGGNINATFSSLNTNQSNTVFVRFTQSLFTVFQDLGGYTPAAGQFNGNFGTSDLETLGNMGELGYDNLPTYVRAVTYGRMLIFSVTSTSSKQDLQAAVNAVYGSTSASASADQKKLINESTLRVFGYGGPAEPQVATIKSGNWQDYFTLVNVPLVTLKPVGYELRRWDDQFATMSRTTSYTERTCPGVKKIRVELSDSYKESRAYVRKTGSTVFNEVMYSNGYASGEINQHLIGSDDELKVTMTVGQPGFLKSYQGRVRLKVFVDNVLKFEDYYSCTYCHSKDPVWVLNVNQYTGDVIRRY from the coding sequence TTGCTTCTCACCGTACTGCTGGGAAGCGCCCTCACGGCCTGTGGTGGGATTGAGCAGGAGGAATCCTCTCCGCAGCAGAAGATGGCCCAGGCCGGCCGCGAGTTCATGGCCCGGCAGGGTGGCGAGGCCAGTGAGCAGCTCTACGCGGAGCCCATGGATCCCTATGGCTACTGCGGCGACTACATGTGCTCGATTGACGAGCAGGGCTGGTGCCCCCAGGACTGTGGCTACTCTTCCTACTGCGGTGACGGGTACTGCGACGCGTCCTACGGTGAGGATTGCTCGACCTGCGAGATGGACTGCGGCACCTGCTACAACCCGGACATCCTGAACGTGCCGGGCATGCCGCAGAAGGCGCCCATCGGTGACCTGTATGCGAAGTCCCAGCAGTTGGGTGTATCGCCCATGGTGGCGGGTGTCCCGAACATCGACACGTACCTGCAAACCCAGTACAGGCTCAGCTCGTTCGCCTATCCCACGGGCACCTCCGGCGTGCAGGACTTCGTGAACAAGCTGTTCCAGAGTGGCATCTGGGCCAACGGCGGTCCCACCCAGACGGTCACGCCCCTGGCGCCTGATGCCAATGGTTGCCAGCTGCGCCAGGTGGACGCGAGCTACAACCCCGAGGAATTGGTGAACTTCGACGCGGGCGCGGGTCTGCTCTTCCCGTCCGCGCTCAACCAGGGCCGGTACATCAACCTGGGCCTGGGTTCGCTGTCGCCCATCCATGTGCCGTATACCCAGCGCAAGCCGGTGAACCTGGTGGCCACCTTCTTCCAGTCGGCCACGGCTCCCGCCGCCACCGCGACGGACGTGTATGGCGCCGTCGGCCAGATGATCCAGTCGGCCCAGGCGCAGGGCGGCGTCACCCAGTCCACGGTGTACTTCGACATGCAGAGCGCCTCCACGCTGGAGGAGGCCGCGGTGAAGTTCAAGCTGGACGCCAAGGTGCTGGGCGGCAACATCAACGCCACCTTCAGCTCGCTCAACACCAACCAGAGCAACACCGTCTTCGTCCGCTTCACCCAGAGCCTCTTCACCGTCTTCCAGGACCTGGGCGGCTACACGCCCGCCGCGGGCCAGTTCAACGGCAACTTCGGCACCTCGGACCTGGAGACCCTGGGGAACATGGGCGAGCTGGGCTACGACAACCTGCCCACCTACGTCCGCGCGGTGACCTACGGCCGCATGCTCATCTTCTCCGTGACGTCCACCTCCTCGAAGCAGGATCTGCAGGCCGCCGTCAACGCGGTGTACGGTAGCACCAGCGCCTCCGCGAGCGCCGATCAGAAGAAGCTCATCAACGAGAGCACGCTGCGTGTCTTCGGGTACGGTGGCCCGGCCGAGCCCCAGGTGGCCACCATCAAGTCCGGCAACTGGCAGGACTACTTCACCCTGGTGAACGTGCCACTCGTCACCCTCAAGCCCGTGGGCTACGAGCTGCGGCGGTGGGATGATCAGTTCGCCACCATGTCGCGCACCACCAGCTACACGGAGCGCACCTGCCCCGGCGTGAAGAAGATCCGCGTGGAGCTGTCCGACTCGTACAAGGAGAGCCGCGCCTATGTTCGCAAGACCGGCAGCACCGTCTTCAATGAGGTCATGTACTCCAACGGCTACGCGTCCGGGGAGATCAACCAGCACCTGATCGGCTCCGATGACGAACTCAAGGTGACGATGACGGTCGGCCAGCCCGGCTTCCTCAAGTCCTACCAGGGCCGGGTGCGCCTGAAGGTCTTCGTGGACAACGTGCTGAAGTTCGAGGACTACTACTCCTGCACGTACTGCCACTCGAAGGATCCGGTGTGGGTGCTCAACGTGAACCAATACACGGGTGATGTCATCCGCCGGTACTGA
- a CDS encoding SDR family NAD(P)-dependent oxidoreductase — protein MRTHLVTGANSGLGLETVRALAGKNERVIMAVRDLGRGEAARAEILREHPKAVLELEQVDLADLDSVRALGAKQLGLDVLINNAGLGTAPLRRTAEGVYAQFGANHLGHFLLTALLLPQLEKGTDPRVVTVSSGFGRKGKMNLDNLDASQGYNQGTAYMQSKLANALFGAELDRRLRAKGSPVKSVLAHPGVAATPMQQKPTGWMGVVSRAISALFGRPAANGALPTLEAADGANVRSGEVYGPGKGKTDPARREESWPSMRDLEGARALWERSEQLTKTRFLPLSP, from the coding sequence ATGAGAACTCATCTCGTCACAGGGGCCAACAGCGGCCTCGGTCTGGAAACGGTGCGCGCGCTCGCGGGGAAGAACGAGCGCGTCATCATGGCGGTGCGCGACCTTGGCCGTGGAGAAGCAGCACGGGCGGAGATCCTCCGTGAGCACCCGAAGGCCGTGCTCGAGCTCGAGCAGGTCGATCTCGCGGACCTCGACAGCGTGCGTGCGCTCGGCGCGAAGCAGCTCGGGCTGGACGTGCTGATCAACAACGCCGGCCTCGGCACTGCGCCGCTGCGCAGGACGGCCGAGGGCGTGTACGCGCAGTTCGGCGCGAACCATCTCGGGCATTTCCTGCTCACCGCGTTGCTGTTACCGCAACTCGAGAAGGGCACCGACCCGCGAGTGGTGACGGTGTCTTCCGGCTTCGGCCGCAAGGGGAAGATGAACCTCGACAACCTCGACGCGAGCCAGGGCTACAACCAGGGCACCGCGTACATGCAGAGCAAGCTCGCCAATGCGCTGTTCGGCGCGGAGCTCGATCGCCGGCTGCGCGCGAAGGGCTCGCCGGTGAAGAGCGTGCTCGCGCACCCGGGGGTGGCGGCGACGCCGATGCAGCAGAAGCCGACGGGGTGGATGGGCGTCGTGTCACGCGCGATCAGCGCATTGTTCGGCCGGCCCGCGGCGAATGGTGCGTTGCCGACCCTCGAAGCGGCTGATGGCGCGAACGTGCGAAGCGGCGAAGTCTACGGCCCGGGCAAGGGGAAGACCGACCCCGCGCGCAGAGAAGAGTCATGGCCGTCAATGCGTGACCTCGAAGGGGCGCGCGCCCTGTGGGAACGCTCGGAGCAGCTCACGAAGACGCGCTTCCTTCCTCTCTCTCCCTGA